The genomic stretch CACGACACCTTAATGCACACCCTCAAAAACTGTGAACACCGTTTAGAGTAGGACACCGCACACACCTCTAAAAACTCAAAACATACGTCACCAGAGCGCCGCTCTGACTGTAGGTTACACTATGACCCATCACCCATGTATGGAGCAGATCATTTTCAGTGTTTACAGGCCTACATCCAGACCACCCATTTCTAGATCTGCCAGTGCCAGTAGCCTACCTCtaaatacacacccacaaatTCAGTTCACTCCCTTTCCACAGTATCTCCTCCAAGTCTTATCCACCATTCCCtaactcccctctctctcttctgagcTCAGGTATTTCGAGCCATTCCAGCTGTGCTTGGGGGCCACGGTGGTGACTCTGCTGTTCCTGGGTTTTGTCTGGGCGGCGGAGAACAAGGCTACGGTCAGGCGTTTCCGCCGGAATCACCCCTCGCTCTCCCTAGTGGCCATCCTGGGCTCCAGCTACCTCCTGCTGTCCGTGATCGGTGGTGTGGCTGTGTTCCTGTTCGGCATCGCCTTCCCTATATTGGGTACATATCTCCCTTACatcttcgtctctctcttttcagatTAGTTTCTCAGCTCACAAGGTGGGTTTTGTCATCTGGGTTTGTATCATGTAACACATGGGAAATCCTATGTGTTCAGGCTCAGGTAAGTATGTCCTCACATACATTTGAGAGTAAGAAAGCTGCCTCCTTTCTCTACTTCTCTTAGCTGTTCTGAAATCACTGGAACCATGGCCTCTCAGGGCTTTTTGCTGAAGCATCCTGTTGTCACATGATTATGATGTCTTCGTAGTGTTGAGTGTACTTGAGTAACGAATGAGTATCTTTCTCTGATGTTTTTCCCCCCAGTAATTCTGATCCATGCCTCCACACGGATGCGTAACCTGAAAAACAAGCTGGAGAATAAGCTGGAGAGCATCGGACTGAAGAGAACCCCAATGGGCCTGGTTCTGGAGGCTCTAGGACTGGAGCAGGAGGCTGGCTcttaaggcacacacacacacacacacacacgcacacacataaacatcctTCTGCGCAGTTCATTTAATAAACATAACTCTTGGAAGTCACAAAGATATATACTAAAGTGGGTAATTGGGTAACTAGCCTATGTATCAAAATGGGGGCAGGAGAAGAGTGTGATTTCAGTTTGAGAAACGTAGCACATGCCTCATGAAAAATATCAGCCTGGACAGAAGCTGACAGAAGTGCAAATCCTGTCCGCTATCATTGAATGACGTCTAACCACTGACCTGGTGATGGTCCAGTTGTCACCGCTGTGCAGACGTTAGACCTTTGTGACTTCTGTGATTTGTGCGgaagcattttttttgtctttgtaagCAGCTAGCTTAGGGGAAGTGGAGAGGAAGGCCTTTCATGGGTGGAATGGTGTTGTTTGGGAACAGACTCCTCTCAGTGGGAACAGGGCAGTGGGTTGGGAGCCACGGAACAATAAGAAAGAGAGCATGTTTGTGGAAATGTGTataagatagtgtgtgtgtgtgtgtgtgtgagagagagagagagagagagagagtgtgtgtgagagagagagagagattgagagattgagatgtggtTGAGTTTATTGCTTACATAAGCATTCAGTGATGTTTGTATTGACCAACATGAAGTATATTAAacagttttgctttttttttttttttttggacagaaCATTCGCACACTCGAACAACTCCAAGGCATACGCCATGGCAGCATAGCTAGCTTAACAATGCACTCCAGGACCAAGAAGGATAACACGTGGTGGTTAGCCATGGAATCTGTTAAAAGGCAGCCAATCGGAGGCCTCAAATGCCTTTCATTTTCAGTAATTTATTATTTAACAGTGACTCATAATGCCATAAACAAACTAATTACACTAAATTAATGATATTATATTAAGGAGTCCCATGACTGTAGCCTGAAGTGTCTTAATTTATATGAACCATATGGAGTGATTGTAAATGCGGGTGTTAATTTTATAAAGTTGTTTCAACAGCCTCCAAAGTAACTAGACAAATGTCCATACTTTATTTATGAttagagtatgtgtatgtgtggcttgATGGTTCAATTGGGTGTGCAGGATGGGGGAATTTTTGTCACAATGATGTAAAGAAGATTATTTGCAGTACATGCAACAATATGCCATTTTTGTTTAACGTTGGATTTCAATGAAGGATGTTTACCACTTATATAAATTCAGGAATTTGCATTTGGTGGTTTGCACTGCGTGGCGAGCCAGAGACTCTAATGTccgctttgttgttgtttttacctgTTTATGTCATCATGTTATATTTGATCTGTATTTTATGTGGCCTTCAGTTTACTGTCCAGTGTTTTGAAATGTATTGAGATGAAACTCCATTTCGCACAGCAAGCATGCATTATAAATATACGCCATGAGTACCTTCATATTTGTTTCATGTGCCTCATGTTAACATTGTTTTCCCATACATTTTCTCTAGAACTCAAGCCTAGACTTTATTTTAAGATGTCGAAGGAGATGTATTATTGCAGAAGTGGCCATTCCTGTTTGTTGGCATTTAAGGCACTTGTAAATAAACGCATATTTCATTTATCACCGCATAGGGGCGCAAGGTACAATCGCATTTATTTTTGAATAttcaaaaacattgttttttttgttttagcctacTGCAGTTGCATCTGTAAAGTCACCCTCCATGGTGCCATAGGTAGCCtacctgtgtttttgtttcaaatCACCGACCAGGAGTTCTGGGCGTCCTTTCGCCACCCTTACTTAAAGAGGTTTCAAGATGGTCATCCCTTTTAACCGGCTCAATCGCACTAATCCCAGATGCAAAGCTTACAACAAGGAATAGGCAGCCGGGGACACAGAGTAGACCGATATTCACACATTTAGCCTACTTACTGTAAGTTCAGTGTGATGCAGACTTGGCATTATTTAGAGTGCTACAGCCTTTGTAGCATGTTTGTGCATAGCCTCAGATTTGCAATGTGAATGAAGCTAAAAGGGACGTTATTCCTTCGAAGATCTAATACTGGACAACTTTACCTGAACATTTTACTGTAAAGGTGCAAGACAGACACCTTGTGCATGGTGCGCTCTACGTTGCCAACTGTCGGAAACCGGCAAAATTAAACAACGAAGAAACTTTTATGACAGCGGCGTGGTGCTGAACTGAAATGGCTACTAAAGGTAAGATTGGGTTTTGTGCCTAGTCAGATGTTAGCTTTGAAATAGAGAGGTATAAGTTGAATCACTGCGTTATAGCACTGTAGCAGAGGCCTAGTTTCTATTTGTATTGAGTTTACATAAAAAGCAGACATAAAAGTAGTTTATTAGAGATGAGTTCTTTATTAGGCTATGCGTATTATATTAACCTATCTTCAGTTCATTTGAGATAACCTGGGGAATAATTAGACTGCTATTACGATGCTTGGTACCATGCAATATTTGAAAGCCCCAAATAATTATGGTAgcctacttcttattattagcctattaaaCAGACAAGTGATTGCCTACAGTAGTGTTTTTCATTCTCCTCATTGTTAAAATTGTATAAAAGATAGGCTACCAGAATCCCATAATTCGGTGTCGTTTGTAGACAGTAGCCTATCCTTATGAAACCTTGCCATTGGTTAGTGTTGAGATTACTCTTCCTCCTATTGGCTATGAGAGTTGTACCTGTCACCTGCTGAGTTGCTCTGGctgaagtctgtgtgtgaggatctAGGTCACATCTGTCCTATCCTACATGGCACCTCTACACCAGAGTGATACCTTTAAACCCTAACTGTCCATATGGCTGGCCATTTATACACTGAAGGCATGCAGTTCAAAGTTCTGTCTGGTTCTTGAAATGTGACAATGGTCTGAAATAGTCAAAATATGTTGTTACAGCTGGCTTAAGTGTTGTCTGTGTACTGATCCACCCATTAGTGGTCTTCTTGATTGGGCATATTTGATTCAAATGCCCCAAAAGCAAATCCCAAAAGGCCAATttcactttgcaacatcttatTGAAGTGAGGTCCAGGACACCATATCACACTATGGTGTAACCATCGTTTCAACGCTGTGGTTGCAATCTTCTGCATTGTTTGCCAGAGATGAAATCCCACTTTGTGCAGTTATGATTGAACATTGAACTTCATAAATCACCTGTGAAAACAGGAGCTTACTATTTTCAAAGTGTTCCATAGCATATTAATCCCAAATAGTATGTATTgctgctctttaaaaaaaaaagtaataagGGAATTTCAATTCTCAAATGTGAATCAGGTGGAGAGATACTCTTAGAGCATCTAGAAAACACGTCTCAATAGACTTGATGTTAATAGATATAGATGATGACAATAGATATTGGATGTGCAGCTCTCGGTACTGGTAAGCACAATTAACCTGAATTCATCAGAAGCGTTTTTGGAGTTACCCAGTCACACGTCCTAAAGCTCTGTGTCATAACAGTCTCATAACTACGTCATGCCCCAGTGCATCATGAGGTGGTGTGAGTCAAGTCAGTATCCTGTGATAATGCTGTAAGTATTAGTTCATTCATCCTCTGAGGAGGCAGATCTGGTGGATGTTATGTCACGCACAAATCTAGTGCTGTGTGAATATGTACATGACACTATCATTGGACACCAGCTGTCTTGATAGCCAGTGTCTTTAGTCATAGATGTGGCAAGCATGCTTAAAACACTTTTGACTTGGTTATGTCAGTATGTCCAAGCTTCCAGGTATGGTGTTGTCAAGCCATGTTAagccagggttttttttttctgtcaggaTATTAGTCAGGTTTTCACTTTATTTAAATCTTACATGcaaatacatagatagataaataaataaaacatcgtTTTGTATTAGCCACATCAGGACAGTTCAAACGTGGACAGCAACATGCGCTCCACATATAATCACTAAATATGTAttactatattattattattattatcaatattACTAATCAATACATTCATTGTACACTACATGTATTCCTGATAttgagttttcttttttttcatgcaaTTTATACATTAGGCTAGTATAGTGTAGATAACAGTCTGTCGACCACACTCTACCTACGGCATTTGCATCATTAGTACCCTGTTCTTCCAGTTGAGTGATGTGAACACTCTGAACAAAAAGCAGGATTACGTTTTATTAAGTCGTCATCTTTAATGCAGACTGCAGACGTTTCAGCACACCTCAACCTCTTTACTCCTACTGGGTTATACACCCCTGTGATCTCATATGAGCGCAACAGTCCCCACCCACCTGACTGACATCCACCTTGGTCATATGATTTGTGTGACGCTGTCTTGTCTctacagagggaggggagatggCTCCCAATGGGGGGGCCGAGGCCGGCAAGACGGACACGCTCAATTCCACCGGCTCGGTGCGCAAGAGGGCTGGAGGGCAGAAGAAGCAGATGCAGGCCAACAAGTCGGCCTTGCGCGCCCCCCGAGCTCTCTGCTGCCTGACGCTGAGCAACCCCATACGCATGGCGGCGCTCGCCCTCGTGGAATGGAAATATCCTTTCACTCTAGAACAAGGCTCTGCTCCAAAATGCAAGAGCCGGTTCAGTTATTGTATATATCTGGTGATGGTTCTTCATGTAGGTTAATTAGCCAATTATGGAGCCTAATGGGGCCCCAACACTCAGGATGCTTCTATtagtcatattttaacacagtcactcaaacacattcacacaaacagatagatagacacttaAATATTGCACAAATGATAAACAggcttattgattgattgatggattgattgattttgCACATGATAACCAGACTGACTGCCTGATTTATTGATTAATTGATACTACACAGATGATaaatagattgattgattgattgattgattgattgattggctgATTGATCCTTTACcaaatatgtttttgtgtgtgtgtgtgtgtgtgtgtgtgtgtcgatgcaACATCTCATGCTTGTCCCATTTCCCTTAATTCACATCCTCACGCCTTTTGATATATTCATCCTACTGGCCATTTTTGCCAACTGTGTCGCTATGGGAGTAACAAAACCTTTTCCTGATGACGATTCCAATCAGACAAACCACAACTTGGTAAGAATCAGCACATATTAAATTTGTGATTCATATGAGTATTGTCTGAAGCCAATCCAATAGCAGAATTTTTCTTGTGAAGCCAGCCAGGTCAGTGAAGGGTGAGGTCAGGTGTAGTTGGCAACATAGAGGGTTGGCGGTGCTATGTATGTCAGTGACACTGCAGCTCTAGCTAAACTCTGAGGGTATTAGAACTTTGACACTCTGGCACCAAACACGAAAGGCAAAGGTAGACACCCCGGATCCTGCCATAGTCCTGCCATATACAGTTGTGGTCATAAGTTTACATGCCCATGCTAAATTTGACTATaaagaggtataaaaaaaaatcatctttggaaattgatcttaattctTTACGAgagaataatgtatcgtaaatagataaatgttcttccttaaaatacaggggccaTGAGTGTAcatacccctatgttaaattccgaTAGAGGCAGGGAGATTTTTATttctaaaggccagttatttcatgaatccaggatactatacatcctgataaagttcccgtggcctttggaattaaaatagccgcgcatcatcacatacccttcatcatacctagagattagctttggggtttttttgtttgttagcctattagctggtttgatttgcattgagctcaatgagcatcaaacaatcTGCCTGAATCAGCCCTGCCTGAATCGGCCCTTGTATTTTAATGAAgaacatttatgtatttacaatacattattccttCATGaggaaaattggtgtccttaaaggtaatgctttcctaatttttttaattaaggcatttcAAGGCAATTTCCATTTCTTTAtactttttagtcaactttggcATGTGCAATAAAAACTTTTGACCACAACtgtattctttctacctgtgcatttaACGCAGGATATATTGCAaatgatctgatctacctggctgctaattaagatgagctggtttactaaatggtggggtcaaatacttggcaggacttttgcaTTTTGAACCCTGGATGTCAGCCTCTGACGATAGGGTGTAGGGGTTGTAATTCCATTTGTATGTCTATTTATAATATAGCGTCTCTGGTCCTCAAACGTTAAGTCagtgtcactttggataaaggtGTCTTCTAAATGTCACTCTACTTAAAGTTTTAACGTTTATATTCCTGACTTGGAGAACTCCCTGACTGGCATATTTCACCATTCATCACCATGtgttaatctcatttaatcaaacCACAGCaaaatgtctttattttgaaatattttgaAATTCCTACGATAAAGCATACACTAGTATTCTCTAGATAGACATATCTAACATAAATTACAGTTATAGAGAGCAAAGATAATTATATTGATCTTAAAAGGGCCTGGTCATTTACACGATAGCATCTGCTTGGAAAAGTGGTTCTTAGAGATGACCTTTGAACCAGATCAAGGCATTGACCATCTGCTCTGACTCAGGGTCACTTCATTTTTCCTCCTGAGTGTCTTCAGCAGAGCAGACCAGTGTTCTGTAGATCTTTGAAGCACTGATAGCGAGAGCCCTGGTAAGGCTGAACATCGCAGAGCTTTTTGTGGGTTTGTGTCCTTAAGCAGATGAAAGAGCAAGTGGCAGGATGGGGCTGAGAGAGCAGACACAGACGTAATGGTTGCAGGACCAAACATGGGCATTGCCCATGAGGCTAGACTTGTGTGTAAATAGTGAATCTGAGGGATCCCACCTAGCTAGAGTTTTTATTCTCAGATCAAGGGCCTAGATCTTCTTGATCAGTGGCCGCCAGGTCAATTATGCTGTgtacaggcagtgtgtgtgtgtgtgtgcgtgcgtgcgtgtgtgtgtgtgtgtgtgtgtgtgtgtgtgtgtgagtccatcgctctcctcctccatctgttGGGTTGTGGTGTGGAGCACTTGTTATTGGCTAAGCCCCAGAAGGGAATCTCTTTATTGGATTGCTTAGACGAGGGGGTAAAACTGACGGTGAAGTCTGGGTTTGCTGTAATTCCTCAACTACTGTAATTCCCAGTGTATCCATGactaaaacaaacatacacacacaagcactttcacagacacacacacacacatatacttgagaacacacatgcagacacacacacacacacacacacacacacacacacacgcacacacacaagagtttaATGCCATTTCTTTGTTAACATTCAGCTATTTGTGAGATAATTATGGTGGTTTATTTGCAATTCTCTTGCAAGTGAAATGCAAAACAGTACCAGTCAATTGTTGAAAATGAATATGTTCTGTATTCCCGTGTTGGCTAGCCGTAAGGTGACTGAGCATCGTTCGAGTGATTAGCTTCTTAGCTAGTGGGTTATCAGGCCAGAAAGCTAATTAGTCCAGGAGCTGggcactacaaggtgaaaccaGTGCATTGGCATGCATGCCTTGGCGAGGATTGCCTGAGAGCATGTTCCGCAACGCCGAGAGCTCCTGCTGAGAGCAAATCAGTGCAAtgcctcagcctcagccaaTCAACAGCAAGAGTGGATGTGGGCTGATTGCAGTGCTATACATATACTGTGCTTTAAGATAATTGTACCAATGGGAGGATGACCTGTACACCTGTCTGTGGTATACTGACTCCAtctagcctgggtgaacccagcTGAACCTGCTCTGTCTGGCAAGGAGGCCATTCACTGTGATTTCCAATGTTCTTAAAACCTGGGCACCAATCACAGCTGTTGAGGCAAACAAAGAAAAAGTTTGTTTGCtgagatatttttttcattgctcTGCATCATGTGTCATCTCCTccattgctctgattggtttgAGGTCTTTCAAATTGTGTCCAGAGGCATTTTAATCGGTGTCTGTTGGTTGACACCCATTGGAAATGGGAGGTGAATGAACATTGTCCTGATGCAATCTCAAGTTCAATTGGGACTAAGTCTGGTGCTAACCAGGCAAGACTCCATCCTTATCGTTGTTAATAAAAAATGATTACGCAAAAAAAGTCCTGCTTGTGACCAGAGGGATAGTAATTAACTGCTGTCAGAAGCTAACTCACAAGATCTCAGTCTTATaatgacattttattttcatgtctTAAATCTAAATATGATTCTATCATTGTATGGTTCTGTTAAAGCATTGTCACTATTTTTGGAGAAGAGATATGCTACATTTTAAATGTAGAATTTTAGTGTTGAATTGAATTTTCTTTTGTCTGTGTTCAGGAACAAGTCGAGTATGTCTTTCTGGTCATCTTCACTATTGAAACATTTACCAAGATCCTGGCCTATGGATTGGTCATGCATCCCAGTGCATACATACGCAGTGGATGGAACTTGCTGGATTTTGTTATTGTCATTGTCGGGTACACAGCATTTTCCttttgagtgtgcgtgtgtgtgtgtatgtgtgcgtgtgtgtgtgtgtgtgtgtgtctgcttgtgtgtgtgtgcttgtgtgcttgtgtgcgtgtgtgtgtgtttgttgtaaaAACCT from Sardina pilchardus chromosome 7, fSarPil1.1, whole genome shotgun sequence encodes the following:
- the praf2 gene encoding PRA1 family protein 2 — encoded protein: MDVQPPPLRTLDDFVRSSARFSFPDVRNLERWNNRIINNLLYYQTNYFVSFLGFLVLIGYFEPFQLCLGATVVTLLFLGFVWAAENKATVRRFRRNHPSLSLVAILGSSYLLLSVIGGVAVFLFGIAFPILVILIHASTRMRNLKNKLENKLESIGLKRTPMGLVLEALGLEQEAGS